The genome window CCACTGAAAGAAAGGGAGGCAGAAGTACACAGGGAAACAAATACTGTTAAAGTTGTCTTCAAGAAACGTGCCGATGCTGAAAGGGCTTTTAGCGCTGCTGGCAAGTATGGCACTTTTGGACCTTCGCTTCGAAGTTACCGTCTTGTCAGTATGCCATTTTCTCTAGAGACACAGTCAGCAAACAATCCTGTGAAACATCCTGAAAATCATGGCATGGAGATTCCAGGTAAACATTCTTACAATTTATGTGTCCATGCATAGTACTTCGGTTTAAATTTTTTCGAAATATGGGGCGTGTTAGTTAATTAGGATTTAGAAGTATCTTcataaattttgaccaacattacTCTAATTATATTCATGATTAGGACATGGTATCAAATTATCAATGGATTCACATTCCACATATAGTTCAACGCAAGTTGGTTAATTGATAGTCAAAAAATATTCTACATAcctttttttttttaattttgagTCCTAATACACCTTAGGTTTTTTTTTTGGaaagcgcaggagagctgcgtttcATTGATCAATGAGAGAAAGAAGGCCCCCATACAACCCCAAAGCTCTCATAACGGGGGCCATGTATGAGAGAAGGGAACACACACCTCTAGGACAACAGAAAGAAAAAACACACCTGAACCGACCCTAACCAGGAACTAATTAGTTCCACAAATGCCTAAGGCTTGGAGATTTTTGGCTCCAGCCAGGCACCACAAGCTGTGCTCATCCCTAAAATTAAACAAAATCAGACTAATAGAGGGAGGTTCAGCCTTAAAAAATACAATCATTTATATGCTTCCATAAATCCATATACTCCAGGCTCCTAAGATGATCAGGGAGTTTAgtccttttcttttctccttactgatcagcggtagagcctaccgtctgtaaccggaaggtcccgggttcgagccccagcctctgcatattatgcgggtaaggctTGGCGCTTAAAGATACCCTTCCCCAGACCCTGCACAGTGCGGAAAGCCTACGGCACTGGGTACGCCCCTTTTTACTGTTTTTTCTCGAAACATCTCTCCACCATTCAGCAAAATTATTATCTTGTTGTCTGGGGACCAAGGTTGAGAGGTTCAGAGTAGAGAAcagagaaccagacttgtctggcAACCACACAAGAAGTTGACAGATGTTGGATGGTCTCATCCTCTTGATCACAGAGGGCACATCTGTCTGGATGAGGTAGGCCTCTTCTAGCAAGCCGATCAGAAGTCCAACATCTATTTCTGACAGCCAGCCACATAAACATCTTGCATTTGTTTGGCGCCCATGTTTTCCAGATTCTCTTCCGTGGTTCAAAGGTAGTAGAACCCTCAAAGAAGGCCCTGTAAGCTGATTTTGAGGAGTATGCCCCATCTGATTCCAGCTTCCATATGTGTCTATCTTCCTGTTCAGTTAAGGTCACATCCTGAATATGATCCCAGAGTCTGAAAAATTCTGCCAGGAAATCCCACCTTGAATGTCATTGACCCAATCATTATTAACCAGGGACTCAACAACATATTTTCTTCTTCTGGTTCTAACTAGGACATTAGCAAAAAGCTGTAGAGTACCTTAGAAAAATAAACGGAGAGAGTATTTAATAAAGCTACTCTACAGCTTCCACAAAAGTAAATGCTTATTTTATTGCCATTTGATCATGCCTTTTCTCTAGGTTCAAATCAGTCCGAAGCTCCTAAGGATTCCATGGAAGTTGACCTGGTACAGAAAACAGATGAAGTAGAAGTTGCAGGAGAACCGTCGTCTGAAGAAGTTGAGACTGTGAGGCAAATATCTCAAGTGCAAGCTGCAGACAGTACATTTGTCAGTCAAGACAGGTTTGATGAAGCTGGAAATATTGACGCTGAGCTAATTGACCATGTTAATCAAATTGGGAAAGCTGCACAAGCTGCATCTGTATCTGAAGAGTCACGAGATGTTGAGCAAGTTTACACTCAAAAGGAAGTGTCAGCCAATGATCTACCCACAGAGACAGAAATCTTAAATTCTGATGCTATAACAAAAGAGTTGCCTCAGAATGCTCCAGATAATGTGGAAACTGATATAGTCGAAGATCCAAAACAGAGTCACAATTCAAGAGATAATGCCGTATTTGAAGCAGTCATTGAAGCACCGAGTACTGCACaagatcatacagaggaggatacTGGGAATGCAGTTCCAGAAGAGCCCATGGTATCTCCTGAGTTACAAAGTCAAACCCCTGGTGATCTACCCACAGAGACAGAAACCTTACATTCTGATGCTATATTAAAAAAGTTGCCTCAGAATGCTCCAGATAATATGCAAACTGATATAGCCGAGGATCCAAAACAGAGTCACAATTCAGGAGATAATGCCGTATTTGAAGCAGTCACTGAAGCACCGAGTACTGCACAAGATCATACTGAGGATGATACTGGGAATGAAGTTCCAGAAGAGCACATGGTATCTCTTGAGTTACAAAGTCAAACCCCTGGTGATCTACCCACAGAGACAGAAACCTTACATTCTGATGCTATAGTAAAAGAGTTGCCTCATAATGCTCCAGATAATATGCAAACTGATATAGCCGAAGATCCAAAACAGAGTCACAATCCAGGAGGTAATGCCGTATTTGATGCAGTCACTGAAGCAAGAAGTACTACACAAGATCATACTGAGGATGATACTGGGAATGAAGTTCCAGAAGAGGACATGGTATCTCTTGAGTTACAAAGTCAAACCCCTGGTGATCTACCCACAGAGACAGAAACCTTATATTCTGATGCTATAGTAAAAGAGTTGCCTCATAATGCTCCAGATAATCTGCAAACTGATATAGCCAGAGATCCAAAACAGAGTCACAATCTAGGAGATAATGCTGTATTTGAAGCAGTCACTGAAGCACCAAGTACTGCACAAGATCATACTGAGGATGATACTGGGAATGAAGTTCCAGAAGAGCACATGGTATCTCCTGAGTTACAAAGTCAAACCCCTGGTGATCTACCCACAGAGACAGAAACCTTACATTCTGATGCTATGATAAAAGAGTTGCCTCAGAATGCTCCAAATAGTATGCAAACTGACATAGCTGAAGATCCAAAACAGAGTCACAATCCAGGAGATAATGCCGTATTTGAAGCAGTCACTGAAGCACCAAGTACTGCACAAGATCATACTGAGGATGATACTGGTAATAAAGTTCCAGAAGAGCACATGGTATCTCTTGAGTTACAAAGTCAAACCCCTGGTGATCCACCCACAGAGACAGAAACCTTACATTCTGATGCTATAGTAAAAGAGTTGCCTCATAATGCTCCAGATAATATGCAAACTGATATAGCGGAAGATCCAAAACAGAGTCACAATCCAGGAGATGCTGTATTTGAAGCAGTCACTGAAGCACCAAGTACTGCACAAGATCATACTGAGGATGATACTGGGAATGAAGTTCCAGAAGAGCACATGGTATCTCCTGAGTTACAAAGTCAAACCCCTGGTGATCTACCCACAGAGACAGAAACCTTACATTCTGATGCTATAATGAAAGAGTTGCCTCAGATTGCTCCAGATAATATGCAAGTTGATATAGCTGAACATCCAAATCAGAGTCACAATTCAGGAGATAATGCCGTATTTgaagcagtcgctgaagcaccaaGTACTGCACACGATCATACTGAGGATGATACTGGGAATGAAGTTCCAGAAGAGGACATGGTATCTTCTGAGTTACAAGGTCAAACCCCTGGTGAGAAACTAGTGGGGCAATCTGCAACTGAACAGATGGTGGGATCTGAAGATCCAAAGCCGCAAGCCGAAAATTTTGTTGCTGAACCTGTTGTGCTGGGTGCAGTCGGGCAAGTAGAAATTGAACTGGAATCCAAAACTACTGTTGAAGTGTCAGGCGAACAAGGCTATAGTATTGAGCAGACTGTTCAAGTGGAAGCTCTAATTGAAGCGTCAGGTGGACAACTTGAGGTGGGAAGGCAAATTCCAGAAGATGAATCTATTGCTTGTGCAACTACTGAGCACTCTATGGTTGTCGATGAAACTGTGGAGGCAAAAGTGGTACTACTCGATGAGAGTATAGAGAATAATGCTGCTGTCATAGGAGTAGTCGAGGAGACTGCTGAAGGTGAAACTAAGGAGGAAGCATCAGACGAGAAGGGAAAAATAGAAAATAATGAAGATGCTGACAAATTAGCACCAGCCGGGAaggggaaaatagaaaataatgAAATTATAATTGACGCACCAGatgagaaaacagaaaataaagcaGATGCTGACACACCAGCTGGGGAGACCAAAGAAGGTGAAATTACAGTAGAGGAAACAGATGAGAAAATAGAATCTAAAGTTACTGCTGAACCTGTAATCGGGGAGACAACTGAAGGTCAAACTGCAGCTGGAGAACCAGTTGAAGAAGCTAGAACAGCTGAGGACATGGTAGAAGATGTTAAGGTGCTAGATGATAAATCTACAGCAGCTGAGAAACCTGTAGAGAATGCCACAGTTGTGGCACATGAGAATTCGACTACAGTTGAGAATACTCTGAAGGATGCGATTGTCGCGCCACCAGATGCAAATACCACCAACGCCGAAAAAACTGCTATTGGTGCCACAATTGAAACACAAAATGAGGACGCTCCAGCGGAGAGGACTATAGAGGATACCTCGGTTGAGGCACCAGATGTACAAGCAGGTGCAAGTGAGTAAACCAGCTTAGCGATCCTTTGCATTCCTGTCAGTTTCTGTTGATATCGACGTAGTTTGCTCAACTGATTCTCTTGTCTAGATGATGTGTTCTGTATAGAAAACCTGGAACCACTTTAGCATCATAAGGCTGTTAGGTTTTAAATAACTTGGGCATCTATATTTTGCCCCTTATTTTTCCTATATAAACTTCATCTAGTTGTATTCGATGCGCACGTGTGAGTTTGTCATAAACACAATTTTCTCCTATATGTCAGTTCAGTGCTCAGGCGATCAGTGACTGAGTGGAAGTCTTTGGGCTATCTACTTGGATCAAATGATTCTGGTACCATTTGTCGTCTGTAACCAACTGTGTTCTCGAATCCTTCTACCATATTACCTAGAttattttagggctagtttggaaatttAAATCCCCTTCAGGATTCTCGGGGATTGAGGAGAAAATTAAGCTATTTCCCCCTTAATCTCTGGGATCCCATAGGggatttaagtttccaaactagtcCTCTATCTCATTGATCTTCGAAGCTTAGTAACCATTTAGCAATTTATTTCGCGGTGTATGCGTGTTTCACTCTTTCATGCTTTGTGGCAGTGAATTTTTTTAATTCTTGTAAACAAGTTTATCTTCAAGAGATAAAGTCTTTGTGAACATAGTAACGTCTTTGTTGAAGGAAGACAGAAGCAGGTCATCATCCGAGTGAAAGATGTGAAGTCGAGGATAAACTCGTTTACAAAGGCCTATCCAATAAGCGAGAAAGCAACACGTTACGCAAACAATATCAAACAATCTCAGTAGAAGATTTCACTCTTGTTATCGAAACACAGAGTTTCTGGTTCCCCAAATTGCCCAGCAAATAGCTGCCAGCCCCATGACATACACCTGTTTTCTTTGAGGCAAACTATTACTAATCCAAATCCAATATCGGTCAAAATATTCTAGTCTGCAGTTAGACCCAAAAGCATACGCCATTGGACTCCTTATATATTTGGCAGCCTCAGAAGATATGGTGCACACCTTTCTCTATATAAAAGGCACATGAATCATTGCCTTTCTACTTGTGCTTACTTAAATTATCTTAAGGCTATGGCCAACAGATTGACCGTGCAAAACACTATTTCGCATTGTAAACCGCACCATTTACATAGTAGAGTGTAAAACACTATTTTGCATTATATACTGTACCATTTACAGAGTAGTGTAAAACACTATTTTATATTATAGACTGTACCATTTATATAGTAGAgtttaaaataaaagataaagaTGAGTAAGCTGTTGGAGATAGCGTTTTGAGAAACCAACCATATAAAAACTTTAACCTTCAAGGAGATTTTATCTTCCTAAAACTATGCCCATACTCATGCTTACAGAGTTGTTTATAAGTCAACTTCACAGAGAAAGAAATAGACTTCTCCCACTCTCAACTGACCCATCCTTGTTATTGATATAATTAAATCTATGAACGGTATATTGTAGCCTTCTCAATTGGTTTTGCAAGTCCTCATGCAACCACTTCCTGAAAAGAGGCACCATTTTTTCGTTTCATGCTTGCAACTGTAGTCCTGCTCTTCACTAATCACATACAATTGAGGAAATTTGTCTACTAATTAGACTTGCCAAAAACTGGTGGCCTGTCCATTACCTACCACTATCATTATACCCTTAACTATATATGTCTACTCTTCAACAAGTCATTGCACACAGGGGAATTCTTGTTCTTcttaagggcatgtttggttggAAAGGGATTGAAGGAGATCAGATGAGATTAAATTCCTTCctagtcaaaattgaataaaaaaGGATATAAATccacctcaatcccctccaatccccgtgcaaccgaacaaggcctaagatgTGATATACTCCTACAAGTATTTCTTCTGAATAGTTTCCTACAAAAGTTGAGTACCATTGTCATCTTTCGACGACCATTTGCAAAGCAGGGCAACATTGATCCTTTGATCCCTAAAACCCCCTTTTCATTGGGGTTAGTGATATTGGCCCACTTAAGTAAATGATGCTTCTTCATACTTCCCTCCTGCTAGCAAAACCTTTTTCTAGTTGTATCCATCTTCTTTATCATTTACAAAGGCAACAAATACAAAAAAACATAACATACATGAAATCCCTCCCGATCTTTCTATCAGTGGAATCGAGTGGAAAGCTCTGCTTCCTCACTCTCATTAGGAAAACCTATGGCACTAAAAAGTCTGAACATTGAGAGTGAATGGAGTGAGAGTGAATGGAAGGCTTTGAATTGTTAGTGTATAGATATTGTTTCCTTCTTCTAGTGTATTTTCTCTGGAACCTAAGGTTCTTTCTGTAAATGTTGCCACATGTACTTTTGCCCTTTGGGCCCTATGGAATACACAAGTTGCCATTTTTcacattgaaaggatcacgatgcccaagagaggggggggggggggtaaattGGGCTTCTCTAAAATTCCAactcaagttaaaccctaagcccGAGCCCAACTTCACCTAAACTACTAGCAATAACTAAATACTACGAGATAGACAACAATCCTAAGTCATTACTACACATACTAACTAAGCAATTACACAAAGTAAAAAGCTCAAACTAAATGTGGAATATAACGTAAgggcaagaagactcctccacccgaggtatcgaagagtcggcactcttcgCTAGttttcgttggagcacccgcgcaagggtatcgctccccttggtcctcgcaagaaccaattgCTCACTATGAGACGACCCTTTGCCTCTCCGGtaaggtggatccctcacgactgcGTATAATctctgagtcgggtcaccaacaagtcctCCGGGGTGATCACCAAACTCCaatcgccaccaagccgtctaggtgatgcaacAAGCTATAGACTTTCACTTAACCAAGAGAACCCTAATGCatatggtgtgtgctctaggtggctctcatgcgcactaatgaggtcctaacatgggattatgattgtgctaatcacctcactatgctttgTGGGCTTGCAATGCCCTATCAATGAATACAAGTGTATATGGGCAACAAGACACTAAATGTGGCTTATAgagggggtataaataccccCACCATCCAAAACTAGTCGTTATTGTAGCTACTGTGCaagggcacaccagacagtcctttGCGCCACCGGTGCAACAacgactagttctgacagctagtcgTTGCTCTGacagcgcaccgaacagtgaacagtgactgtccggtgtgcaccggatagtccggtgcctggCTAAAATTCAATCTAGCAAACAACGCGCTCTCGAGTTTCTCGGGGGCAGAGGGTTGCCCCCGGGCATTCCTGGGCCCACTGTCAGGggtcgcaccggatagtccggtgcccctaagacaACAAGACTAAGTTCTTTTCCTTAGGTTTTCTAAcccgttttcgttctaacttgtgagtgtgttatagagtgacacctagcactagttatgagtgtgaacatgcaccaacactacactagatttctcttggtcaaactactcatccacaacccctcgTCATAGTACGAcaaaaataaaaatagaagacctaattctataccaagtgtccacaactccttcgacacttAGAATATGAAGaacttcatcttttgattcgccttttcagccgtcgcttcaagttctcatctgtGGGATTGTTTTCACTATTGCAGCGCAacttcctgtaatgcgacctaacttaccatttgctctgcaaaacacatgttagtcacatataatattatgttgtcactaatcactaaaaccaaccaggggcctagatgcttttaatctccccctttttggcgattgatgacaaccctacaagagcgtgagagtgatttgtttgttttctatCAATACTAAAGATAGTGATACTCAATAAGTTCGACAGAGAAAAGTCATGTAAGAGTATAGGAAGTATAAGCGCATACATAACATAAGTATCTTGTTCACAAAAGTGTGAGATAAAGACCATGAACAAGAACTGCATGACTGGTGACAACAACATAGGTGAAAACATAAACACACATAGTCATTAAAATACCCTGAGAGCATGTCATAGAGTTTGTGAGGTAAAAGCATACAAAAGCGAAGAGTCAATACAAAGAGTATCATGcatatatattacatcaaaagatCATGAGCTCTCAACTAACCCCCTAGCTCACACAACTCACatatctccccctttggcgtcaaacaccaaaagggttacCCTAACCGAGAGcccagaggaagaaggaagagGAGAAGATGCATCAGTTCGAGGTCGAGGAAGCAGTGCAAACGCGAGCAAGGTGTcaaagtcagtctcggatccagtatCTGCGGTAGAGGTTGGAGCTAGTGCTGACCCGGACGGTGGTTACGATGCTGGATCTGCTGGAGCTGGAGCTGGCATAGAGACAACCACGACCGAAGTGGCGACAACAAACGCTGGAGGCACTAGTGGCTGAGCACTGACTGGTCCGACGACGTAGGTAGAGAAATCCAGGGTGACCGACCTGAGTGGAGAGATGGCTAGACCAAAGGAGTGTAGCTGGGTCCTGATTGAATGGCTAGCACAACTGCAGCCTGAAGAGCAGGAGATGGAGCAGACTATACTTGAGGAATAGGAACACCAGTGTGTTGAAGGATATGAGTCATGAACGCCCGGTGCTCTGCCCTGACTGTCAAGGGCTACTGCTGGAGGGTGTCCTAGCGGTTCTAA of Zea mays cultivar B73 chromosome 8, Zm-B73-REFERENCE-NAM-5.0, whole genome shotgun sequence contains these proteins:
- the LOC103635772 gene encoding uncharacterized protein; this translates as MSSGAIGASDPGGGETKPVAGGDVTTSEAAGEVPAFAADVKVEGKATLATDVDREGGDTAVSDPLYANESAGMVGAEGHGDEPAEGLEAVNGEEEMLEAGARDLLTETEKNPVLVVHVPAAAAGGGSAIPEHAEAESNKVEDHVNVEPGTKNNESDNGIAHFDKEIQNNVPDDIEESSKEHEGDGAPVVDQTNNASEMLPQTGEQFPDVENSTDSNLEAASLGSVDQGARYCLPPHDKGGFQVADLVWGKVKSHPWWPGEIFDPSDASELALKHQKKGSHLVAYFGDNTFAWCDESQLKPFVTNYSQMEKQSSSDAFVGSVNNALEELSRRILSGMSCSCLPEELADNGMSYTVDNAGLKDGVTCSAVNRPEILNCFSPENLLHYIKELALFPGQGGDLLELVIACSQLTSFYRSKGCPELASFQTGDAWVEDGLDCTDTLSTQNVMVEEPVINEVHPTQDKPKRGRGRPRKQKPGGDQVVMEKRSISNQVNDTSYNEKQVGMDFDNYGNLQNKNKRNFESFEDSEKSSAPTGGSSFKIGECIRRAASQLTGSPSIMKAQNAAEGENGEFDIFSDDAGDELTVEKRAKRRSLHRNHTADPKELLSQLCLVATEPMNGYNFSVMIISYFSDYRNYIVSTTTEANIVDKGTSRRGRKRKEVLPSPDVETTDHMQDSYWSGLSLHNHPIHDLRKESPTTRPRRRRRSSSHAYVPLSELGEPVPKKQIQVMERSIIHVDEKMIDELKPTALVLSFARSASIPSELDLVKMFSRFGPLKEREAEVHRETNTVKVVFKKRADAERAFSAAGKYGTFGPSLRSYRLVSMPFSLETQSANNPVKHPENHGMEIPGSNQSEAPKDSMEVDLVQKTDEVEVAGEPSSEEVETVRQISQVQAADSTFVSQDRFDEAGNIDAELIDHVNQIGKAAQAASVSEESRDVEQVYTQKEVSANDLPTETEILNSDAITKELPQNAPDNVETDIVEDPKQSHNSRDNAVFEAVIEAPSTAQDHTEEDTGNAVPEEPMVSPELQSQTPGDLPTETETLHSDAILKKLPQNAPDNMQTDIAEDPKQSHNSGDNAVFEAVTEAPSTAQDHTEDDTGNEVPEEHMVSLELQSQTPGDLPTETETLHSDAIVKELPHNAPDNMQTDIAEDPKQSHNPGGNAVFDAVTEARSTTQDHTEDDTGNEVPEEDMVSLELQSQTPGDLPTETETLYSDAIVKELPHNAPDNLQTDIARDPKQSHNLGDNAVFEAVTEAPSTAQDHTEDDTGNEVPEEHMVSPELQSQTPGDLPTETETLHSDAMIKELPQNAPNSMQTDIAEDPKQSHNPGDNAVFEAVTEAPSTAQDHTEDDTGNKVPEEHMVSLELQSQTPGDPPTETETLHSDAIVKELPHNAPDNMQTDIAEDPKQSHNPGDAVFEAVTEAPSTAQDHTEDDTGNEVPEEHMVSPELQSQTPGDLPTETETLHSDAIMKELPQIAPDNMQVDIAEHPNQSHNSGDNAVFEAVAEAPSTAHDHTEDDTGNEVPEEDMVSSELQGQTPGEKLVGQSATEQMVGSEDPKPQAENFVAEPVVLGAVGQVEIELESKTTVEVSGEQGYSIEQTVQVEALIEASGGQLEVGRQIPEDESIACATTEHSMVVDETVEAKVVLLDESIENNAAVIGVVEETAEGETKEEASDEKGKIENNEDADKLAPAGKGKIENNEIIIDAPDEKTENKADADTPAGETKEGEITVEETDEKIESKVTAEPVIGETTEGQTAAGEPVEEARTAEDMVEDVKVLDDKSTAAEKPVENATVVAHENSTTVENTLKDAIVAPPDANTTNAEKTAIGATIETQNEDAPAERTIEDTSVEAPDVQAGASE